The following are encoded in a window of Dysidea avara chromosome 4, odDysAvar1.4, whole genome shotgun sequence genomic DNA:
- the LOC136254538 gene encoding dnaJ homolog subfamily C member 5-like, producing the protein MGDKGFDAEASTETKSLYAVLGLEKTATPEEIKKAYRKGALKYHPDKNPDNPEAEEKFKEISKAYSILSDERKKAIYDQYGMKGIQIAEQLGEDNMWVYEFTQSKSKLCCLLCLFCFTGCCCCCCCCFCCCCCCGKLRSKDGDFPDYDFPPDEEETPLNKDSAETYNGTSTSDHPPAAATSGSTPIVLGFGGNDEPDTVVTTQPTSSS; encoded by the exons ATGGGTGATAAAGGCTTTGACGCGGAGGCCTCCACAGAAACAAA GTCCTTGTATGCAGTACTTGGATTGGAGAAAACTGCTACTCCAGAGGAGATCAAGAAAGCATATAGAAAG GGAGCACTGAAATACCATCCAGACAAGAATCCTGATAATCCTGAGGCTGAAGAGAAG TTTAAAGAGATCAGTAAAGCTTACAGTATTCTATCAGATGAACGGAAGAAGGCGATATATGATCAATATGGCATGAAAGGTATACAGATTGCAGAACAACTCGGAGAAGAC AACATGTGGGTGTACGAGTTCACACAATCGAAGAGTAAATTG TGCTGCCTCCTGTGTTTATTCTGCTTCACTGgatgttgttgttgctgttgctgttgtttctgttgttgctgctgctgtggtAAACTACGATCTAAAGATGGGGATTTCCCTGATTATGACTTTCCACCTGATGAAGAGGAGACCCCATTAAACAAAGATTCTGCTGAAACGTACAATGGAACATCCACCTCAGATCATCCTCCTGCTGCAGCAACTAGTGGTAGTACTCCAATAGTATTAGGTTTTGGAGGGAATGATGAGCCGGACACTGTTGTCACCACACAGCCAACTAGTAGTAGTTAG